The genomic region CCCTAAAGCCCCTGCTGTAGCCGAATAGGCCTATGTGCAATTTCCTGGCTCTCCTCCTAGGTACGTAGTTTGAAACCCTATTTATAACGTTCGCAAGTCCCTCAATCTCCCTTTGGTAATTAACCACGTACTTATTAATTACGTTAATGAGCACCCCATGGTTAGGAATATCACAGCCACCGTCCGGCTTCCTATTGTTCAGCTTCGAAATGGCGTTAATGACCTCACCCTCTGGGTAGTCGTACCTAAATGCCGACTGAACGGTGAAGGTGTGTACGCATGGGTACTCCCTAACGACGTTATCCACGTTGTGTGGCGTTAAGTTGCCCCTAAATGGTGTTGGGCCAACGCCAATTATTGGGTATATCTCAAGCCCAAGTTCCCTGCCCAGGTTCAACGCCTTATTGAGGGCTATTTTCGCCATGAGGACTGCGGGTATTAAGCCGTAGTTCATTGCTGGGTCCGACCTGGCTATGAATATCCTAAGGTAGCTCGGCCTAACCACCCTCCAATAACCAATGATTATTTTGCCAACATTAAGCATTGAGCCCAGGTCCTCTATGAGGGGTATCACGTCTATTGTGCTCGGCCTAACACTGCCCAGGACATCCATGACCCTGACACCAGGGGTTAACTCAATGAATGCCTTACCGGCGACGACCCTCTCGTAATACCTATACGTAAATACGAGTTCCTCGGCCCTCGAGGTTAATGGAAGTATTACCTGGAATACCCCATTAATGTCATCAGTGCCATAGAACTCCCTGGCCACATCGTAGGCCGTGGGTATTAACTCAAGGGCTTGCGAAAATAGCTTCTTCTCGGCGGTCTCAGCCCAGGGATTCGGCAACCTAAGTGTCAAATACACGTCCCTGCCTAGGACGTGATCCCTGAAGAAGCCTGGGTACCTACTGAGTAGTTTCCTGACCACGTAGATATCCACGTCCTTACCCTCGAAGTCCCACATGACCTCATGACAACCATATAGACTGTATGCTAGGTAAGCCTCGTGAACCTCGTCATCCCCCTGGATAATACTATCCCTAGCCCAGTCAGGTACTCTGGCGTTGTCCGGGTGCTGCGTGCACATGCTCCTTGGAATGAGGTTCATGGCTAGGTGGTTAATGGGGCGCTGCTTAATAAGTTATACTTATTTTATATAAATTCGTCGATTAAATATATAGAATTAGTCAATTAATGAATGCGAGACACTGGGTAGCTACCCAGTAGCTTCACGTAGACGGCAACCCTACTCAATTCGTTAAATGCCCTTGAGCACTCCTCATCGGATAATTGGCACTCGGTCTCGAGTAGGAAGTCGTAACCCCAGGGACTACTCCTATTGGGCCTTGAGTAGATCATTGATAGGTTAATGCCGAACTCCGCAAAGGGCTTCAACGCATTAAATAGGGAACCCGGCCTATTGGGTACTGAGAATATTGCCAATGTCCTATCCCCCGACCTGTTCATGTGCCTTGAGATCACCAGGAACCTCGTGTAGTTTGGGTTATCCTCAATGCCACAAACCAGTGGTTTAAGCCCGTAAAGCTCGGCCCCAATCCTAGACGCAATCGCCGCCCTATGCCTATGCCCCTTAATTAGCCTTAGCGCCTCCGAAGTTGATTGCGTATAACTTATTGATGCATTTAACCTGGTTATGAAGTTGAGCGCCTCATTAATTGCATGTGGGTGTGAGTAAACCTCCCTAATCTCGCTCAGTTCAACACCATCATTAACCACTAGGCATAGGGTTACCCTGTGATCAATGGCGTAATTAACATAGACATTCCACCTAACCAGGGCATCCATGGACTCACCAACAACCCCCGCCTGATTATTCTCTATGGGTATTACACCGAAGCCATAATCACCCTGGTAAACACCCCTAACCACATCACTTATTGACCTGAGTGGCGTGAGTACCGCCCCCTTACCAAACAATTGAACTGCAACCTCATGGGAGTAACTACCCTCAGGCCCCAGGTAGGCAATCCTATCATTATTAATTAATAACTCACTCACAAACCTGAGGAGTAACGGATCATGAATTGACTGCATAAGCTCCGTAACCCTCACAACACCCCCATACTTAATTAATAAATCCCTCAACCTGCCCAACTCCTCCTCAACCCTAACTATTGCGGTAATTAGCTCTGAAATTCCTGGTTAACCACGTAATTACCTATTGACTATACTTTATAAATATTACCATGGCATTAACTACTTATTATATTTTCAATCGGCAATTACCTATAAAGGACGTCCTCGCCTGCGAGCTTAACCATGAGCATGTCCCTAACCCTACCACTTAATGCCCTGAGTAATTCCCTATTGCCAATTATTGACTGTAATGAGTATATGCCGGCTGCACCAAGGAGTTGGGCAATCTCCCTCTTAATGCCCGTTAGGAACCTCATTAGCCTAAGCCTAAAGTCCTCAATACTCTCATAACCATGCAGAGCCCTCTCCACAAAACCGCTTATGATGACCGCATCCGCGCCAAGGGCCACCAACTTAACAATATCACCACTACTCCTAACGCTGGGCATGTGTATTATCAAGTCCACGTAATCCCTAACACCCCTCCTCCTAAGCTCCAAATCAAGCCTCACCAGGATTGCCTCTGGGTGGTCATCACTAACGTCAATTATCACGCCACTAAACCGACTAACACCCCTCACCAACTCATTCACCGCATTACTAACCTCATCAACACCTGTGACCTTCAGGTACGTGGGCACGTCAATGCCAGACCCAACCCGCCCTGCATGATCAATCACAAGCGCGCCCAAGCCATTCACGTACCTATCCCACATAACTCTCATCAAGTGCTTATTATCTGTCACGTCCACGCCCTCGAGATCTATCATCACGGAGTTCGCCCTGACCACGAATTTAGCGGCCTTAATGAGGTCATCATCCCAGGTCCTTGGAGGCTTAATTATCACTGGCATGGAGAGCCACAGCCTACCGCCGGCGAGTATCGTTGAGACGTCTATGTCCTCCCTATATGGGTCTATGGCTGGCTTCGTGACTTGGGCACCATCAAACCTAAGCCAATCAATCAACCTCTTCGGAGGCTCAACCTCAGGGGGTCCATTACTACCCATGCTGACTATGACCACGTCACCGCTCCTCACGAGTTGTGTCACGTATATTGAGTAGTCAGGGGTCCAGACATCGCCCTTGCTCGTAATATCACCATCACCGGTATCGCAATTTACGCTCTTAATGCCCAGCACCCTAGCCGTGACCTCATCAATACAGTGACCCCGTAATAGGTCCCTCCTACCCACAAGCCTCCTAACATCGTCAATACCCAGGTGGTCCAGGATTAACCTTAATTCCTCCATAAACGCCACTAGGAAGTTCCTTGAGGACCTTAGTGCGAATTCGTAATCAACAATCACAGACCCATCGGCAATTTTACTTGTTATCCCCGCCGGGCAATTACCCCTATGGCATGTCCTAGCCATGGCGCACCCCATGGATATCAGTAGGGCTGTTCCAAGGGCGATAGCGTCCGCACCAAGGGCCATGAGCTTCGCCGCATCATCCGCCGTGGAGACCCTGCCGGAGGCTATTAATGTAATTCTATCCCTCAGACCCTCCTCCCTGAGCATCCTATCGGCGGAGGCCACGGCTAACTCAATGGGTATGCCCACGTTATCCCTAACCACCAATGGCGTGGCCCCCGTACCAGCCCCATGACCATCGATTATTACACCATCGGCGCCCATCCTGGCTATGCCCGTAACTATGTACGGCGTATAATTTGTGGCGGCGATCTTCACAAACACGGGCTTACCCGTCGCCTCCTTAAGCGCGTCAATCCTTTGCTTCAAGTCCTCGATGGAGTATATGTCATGGTGTGGCGCGGGCGATAGTGCATCAACACCCACTGGTATCCTCCTGACCTGGGATATGACCGAGGTAACCTTGGAGCCAGGTAGGTGACCGCCAATGCCGGGCTTTGCACCCTGCCCGATCTTAATTACTATGCCCATGCCAGCCATCAACGTGTTTATGTCAACGCCAAACCTAGCCGAAGCCCATTGAACAAATATTCTCCTATGCCTAGCAACCTCTGGGTGAAGCCCACCTTCCCCGGTGCCGCTGATGAGCATCAACTCATCAGCGAGCTCCGCCTCTACGACATTTGGGACCCCGGCGAGGGACCCAAAGGACATGTCTGCCAGGTATATGGGTGCGGATACCTCAATACCCCCTATGAACGACGTGAGGCTAGCCCTGCCCCTCTCATTACCCACCAACCTAATTTCGTCAATTCCAAAATCAACATTATCAAGAATCCTAAACCTCCTAACACCCCTCCTAAATACCCTAATTGGCCTACCGTGCATTGCCATCTCCCTAATCTCCTCAACAACGCCACTATGCCAGAAGTCGCTTGTTGGCCCCTTATTCGTCAACCTAATGAAGTCTTTAATTACCTGCCTGGGCCTTATATTGATTATATAATTCATTCAATGGTAAATCAATAACCTATTTATAAATATTACTAACCTATCTAAGTAATATATCAAAACTGTTAAGCATTACTCAGCGGTTATGATTGTGTATTTAGAGCCTAGTAAATAATCAATTATTGACTCATTTAGATTGAAATCATGGGCGAACTTACGTAGTATGGGCTCCAACTCCCTAACCTCGTCTTTATTCAGGTCTCTATACTCAATACTATTCCTCCTGACGTGCTCTGAACGCATTAACACATTGAGTAGCTTATTGATTTCGTCCTGCCCCAATCCCTCATCCTTTGATGCATCGAGGAATTCCCTGAGCTCGGAGTAAGATACTGTTAGGCCTACTTTATTCTCAGGTACTCTGCCCCTGATGTATATCCTGCCACCCACCATGCCACTACCCACGTGCTTACCGACCAATTGAATATTGCACTTATTCAGTGAGTCGATCCCGAGAACCATGATTACACCACCCGCCATGTACTCACCGAGGTAATCATCAACCCTACCACCAATTATTAAGTAAGGCCTCCTATCACGGTACTCACGCATTTGAATACCAGCCCTATTACCCGCGTTGCCCCTAACGAAGACCTCACCACCCTGCAGCGCCTGGGCTAGTATGTCCCTGGCGTCGCCATGTATTACCACCCTACCGCCGTGCATTGTGTCGGCAACGTCGTCCTGGGCATTACCATAAACCACAAACTCAACGCCATTATTCAGATTGGCCAATGAATTACCTGGGGTACCATATATCTCAACCCTGACATCCCTTATGCCGTGCCTCGGTAAGTTCACGCCTATGAATCTATGGCCCCTAACGTTTATGACCCTAATGACCCTATCACCACTCAACGCCCTCCTTAGTATTTCCTCATTCAGCTCCCTATAGCTAAGGCCCTCGGCATTTATGGCATCCCTACCAACGTAGGTTGGAAACGACCTCTGCGGGAAGAAGGTATCGACCTCCTCCTTAGCCCTACCCCATGAAATAATACCACGCCTTAATGAGGCTATGAAGTACCCACCCGGTTCGAGAGTCCAAACCCTGGCGCTTGGCGACACAGTCCTAATGGCAGCCTCCTCACTGGCCACGTAATAGTAGTAATCATCCATACCCACAACGAGGGGTCTCAACTTAAACCTATCGACTAATGCGATGAGGTAAAGATCGTCATTATGGTATATACCCATGAGTATTGCGAAGGGGCCGTCCAACATGGCCCACCTAAACTGCCTAATCAGTGATAGGGCATTACCGTCAGTTGCATACTTAGGTGATGCACCAATTAGTATCTTTATGGCGTCCTCAATGCTAAGCCCATGCACATTAATTAGGTAATGCATTAGGTATGCAGCTACCTCACTATCCGTACCCACGAACGAATTAAGGCCGTACCCATGGGATAGGGCATTCACGTGATTACCATAACTACTTAATTCGCCATTATGAACCACGGCAATATCCCCAACGGAAAATGGATGCGACCAATACGGCAGGTAGCCAGGCGAATTGGTTGGGAATCTTGTGTGGGCGATCCATAGGTCTGCCGTGTACTTCTCTATTCCATACGCGGACGCTATTTCGCTTGGGTAACCAACGCCCTTAAACACATTAACATGCTCGCCCCAGTAATAGACCCTGCCAGCCCTATCCTCCCACAACAGGTCATTAATGGAATTAACAATGCTCGTAAAATTAGAGCTGGACTTAGCATTGTTGAGGACCCTAACCTCCAAATCTATTATTGGCCCTAGCTTATTCCTAACCCTCACATCCATTAGGTCGATATCATTATCCCTCATCACAGACTTAATCGTGTCCATCGCATTACTCATTAATTCTCCCTTAACAAAAATGCCCATCCTAAGGCCCATGGATTCTTTATTAAATAGGGCAAAGCCTGAACCTAGCCCTGCACCCCTGAATTTGATGCTCTCTATAGCCCTGGCCACAAGATCACCATTAACCCTATCAGAACCCTCACCACGCCTAATAACACCAAATATTCCGCAATCCATGGGATACTTGACGATAAATACCATATGTATTGGCAATAAATAAGCATATGTAAGGAGTATTTAAGTTTTATATTTCTTAGGGGATTTGTAAATAAGTTATTTTTATTCCCTGGACGCTTATATATTAAATACTTGATGAAAATAACCGGGAATACATATGATTATTTCCAAAAATTAATTACAACATATAATTAGATATTTATCGATAATATTAACAGTTAATGATTCAGATGCGCTTAATGACCTCCGCAGTAAAGGATTCAGTAGTATAATTGCCTCCTAGGTCGGGCGTGTGTATTCCCTGGCTTAGGGCGTTGATTACGGCATTTTCAATGGCATTCCCTGCCATCACATAATTATTATTTCCCGTCTTTTCACCATACCACCTGAGCATCCATGCAGTACTTAGTATCATCGCCGTGGGGTTTGCAATCCCCTTACCGGCTATGTCGAAGGCTGCGCCGTGTATTGGCTCGAACAATGCCTTATTATCGCCCACGTTGGCTGAGGGCGCGAGCCCTATGCTGCCGGTTACGTAGGCCGCCAAATCGCTTAGTATATCGCCATATAGGTTTGTCGTGACTATGATGTCGAAGTCCTGGGGCCTCCTGACGAGATCCATGACCGCTGCATCTATGTACATTTCATTAATTGCCACCTCAGGATACTCCCTCGCAACTTCCCTAACGACACTCCTGAATAGGCCGTCTGACACCGTCAGTACATTGGCCTTATGCACGATGGTGACCCTCCTACGCCTAGTCCTCGCCATGTTGAGGGCCACCCTGGCAATGCGTTCACTGGCCCTCCTTGTTATTACCCTAAGGGCCACTGCCGTGTCATTGCTAAGCATGTACTCGGCCCTCACGTAGACATCCTCGGTATTCTCACGCACTATGACTAAGTCCACGCCGTCTCTAACCGCCTTAATCCCTGGGTAATTCCTCGCAGGCCTGATGTTAGCATATAGATCGAGCCCCCTCCTTAATTTAACAACTACATCACCCGCACTCTCACCAACAGGACCCTTCAGTATTGCTTCGGCATTCTCTATCATTGGCCAGTACCTACTTGGTAATGCCTCCCCATACTTCCTAATTGCATTATCGCCGGCCTCAACGTAGGCAATATCGATGTTTAAGCCGTACTTAGACGCAGCCATCTTAAGAACTTCAATGGCTGACCTGGTCACCTCAGGCCCAATGCCGTCACCCTCAATTACGGCTATCCTCATCGGGAGTAATTACATAGCCTATTTTTATGTATTGCCAACCTATAGAAAGTACTGATAATTCTAGATTAGCACTTAAAAATTCAAATCGTATGATTAAGCGATGGCCCTACTTAAGTATGAGGAATCCAATTGGGAAAGGCTTGGAAATTTAATCTATAGAAAACACATGCACGGACTCAGGGTGACAGTTGCCCAATTCAAGCTGCTAAAGGGCTCCGTCGTCAAACCGCACTCCCATACCCATGAGCAGGTCTCGATAGTGGTCAAAGGCAGATTGAGGTTTACTGTGGATAATGAGGTGTACATAGCGGAGCCCGGTGATGTAGTTCATATACCCCCGAATACTATACATAGTGTTGAGGCTCTTGAGGATTCGCTCGTAATCGATGTTTACTCACCAATTAGAGATGATTGGTTGAGGGGTGAGGATAGGTATTTGAGGGAGTAGGGTACTCTAAATTTTGAATGAAGCAAAATACTCATCGCAGTTTCAGTTCAATTTGTCGTTACCGTGATTAAGCACCTCCATCACTATGCGCTTAATATCCTCCTCAGAAGCCCTAATGCCCATGTCACCCAACTCCTTAACCCTCCTTAGCACTGCACTAACAATGTCATCGCGTGGCTCAATACCCATGGACTTAAGGACATAAATTATCGAATGCCTACCACTGTGCTTTCCAACGACTATCCTCCTATTCATACCCACTGCTCCCGGGTCTATTGGCTCGTATGTTAGTGGGTTCGAGAGGACTCCGTGAACGTGGATACCAGACTCATGCGAAAAGGCGTTAGCCCCAACAATGGCCTTGTTGGGTGGTACAGGTATCCCAAAGAGCTTAGAGACTAAATCAGAAACCTCCTTAATCTTCTCGAACCTGATCCCAACATCATAATTAAGTAGGAACCTCACGGCAGCCGCGATCTCCTCAAGCGCCGCATTGCCTGCTCTCTCGCCAACACCGTTTATAGTTCCATGGGCCTGGTCAGCCCCAGCCTCAATGGCAGCCACGCTATTTGCCACGGCCATCCCAAAGTCATCGTGACAATGCACACTCAGTAAGTAATTGCCCCTAACATTCTCCCTAACGAACCTAACGAGTGATGCCATCTTACTTGGCCACATCACGCCTACGGTATCCGCAATATCGAGCCTATCAGCACCCGCATTAACAACCTCCTGGAAAACCCTGACCAGGAACTTAGGGTCACTCCTCGTCGCATCCTCCGCGCTGAATTCCACGGTTAGGCCATGGGACTTTGCATAACTTACTGCGTTCACGGCTGCCTCAACCACCTCCTCCCTATTCATCCTGAGTTTATACCTCATGTGTAGGTCTGACGTGGCTATGAAAATGTGTATGGCATTCACGTCGGCATCAATCGCCTTATCAATATCCTCCCTCCTGGTCCTCGCCAACGCAATAACTTCCGAATTACTTACCTCCCTGGCTATTGACTTAACGGCCCTAAACTCACCCTCACTAACTATTGGAAAGCCAGCCTCAATAGAGTCGACACCCAACTCCTCAAGCTTTAACGCAATTAGTAACTTATCCTCGGGTTTCAGGGCAACACCAGGGGTTTGCTCACCATCCCTGAGCGTCGTATCTAACAGTCTCACGTATTTATTTCCAGGGGAAGCCCTAACTACGTCTCCCTGAGCAATCTAACCCACCGGATCATGTAATAAAAATACCTTATTTAAGTATTTCCCTAAGATATAGATTTAACCATAACCGATTAGTGATTCACATTATATTAGTTATATGGCGGAAAAGCTTAAATATTCTATAAATTGACTTATGTCTGATGAGGTGCTTTATTCTTTACGTATGATGCGGATGAAAATAATAGGGAAAGTAATGAGTTGAGTCCGCGGTCAAACCATGCGGTGATTATGCATGGAGTGAGTGCGTCGGGTGATTATAGTGCCTAGGGCCGTTGATTTATTGGTTAGGGAGATGGAGGGCATGGGCGTTAGGGAGGTCTTTGGCATTATTGGTGGCCAGATAATGCCGTTCTTTGATGCGTTATATAACTCTGATATTAAGGTTTATATGTTTAGACATGAGCAGGGCGCAATACATGCCGCGGACGCCTACGGCAGGGTCATGAAGAGGCCCATGACCGTGGTCGTCACGTCAGGTCCAGGCGCCACAAACCTACTCACTGGGCTTGCAAACGCAATGATGGATTCATCACCACTAATAGCAATAACCGGTCAGGTCCCAACTGCGTTCTTCGGGAGGGATGCGTTTCAGGAGACGGACATAGTTGGCGCGACCATGCCGGTCACCAAGCACACATTCATGGTTAAGAGACCTGAGGACTTAGTCCCCGTGTTTAGGGCTGCTTATGAAATATCGATTGACGGTAGGCCGGGTCCAGTCGTCATAGACTTGCCGAGGGATGTGCAGTTAACGGATGTCGACCCAGCAATTGTTAGGGGTAGGGTGATAAGGATAGTCAGGAAGGCAATCCCAGAGCCCGACCCCTCATTAATTGCCTATGCACTTAAGCTACTCCTAACTGCCGAGAGGCCCGTGATGCTGGTTGGCGGTGGTGTTTGCTGGAGTGGGGCGACTAATGAGGTCTTGACCCTCGCCGAGCTAATGGGCATGCCCATAGTCACCACACTGCCAGGTAAGAACTGCGTGCCTAGTAACCACCCACTGGTTATGGGTCCCTCGGGGATGCACGGTAGGCTTGAGGCCGATGCAGCCATAATAAATGCCGACGTAATACTCGCCGTAGGTACGAGATTCAGTGATAGGACTGTGGGCAACTTCAATGAGTTCAGGAGGGGTAGGAAGATAATACATATAGACATTGATAGGAGTGAGATTGGTAAGAATGTCAAGCCTGAGGTCGGTATTGTCGGTGACGCTAAGGCAGTCTTATCAACCATGATTAAGCTAGTGCCCAAAGCCCTTGAGAGAAGGCATGATGCGTTCATTAAGTGGTTAAGGAGTATTAAGGAGAGTTATGAGGAGTATAGGAGGAGGGTCGACATTAATGGGTTCGCACCATGGAAGGTCCTGAAGGTCCTTAGGGAGGTGATGCCGCCGTACTCGATAACCACGACGGGGGTTGGTAGCCACCAGATGTGGTGTGAGCTTCACTGGGACGTCTATGTGCCTGGAACCTTCATAACAAGTGCGGGCCTTGGGACAATGGGGTTTGGATTACCCGCAGCCCTGGGTGCGAAGATTGCCAGGCCTGGCGTGCCCGTGCTCGATATTGATGGTGATGGGTCATTCCAAAT from Vulcanisaeta distributa DSM 14429 harbors:
- a CDS encoding 2-isopropylmalate synthase, with translation MRLLDTTLRDGEQTPGVALKPEDKLLIALKLEELGVDSIEAGFPIVSEGEFRAVKSIAREVSNSEVIALARTRREDIDKAIDADVNAIHIFIATSDLHMRYKLRMNREEVVEAAVNAVSYAKSHGLTVEFSAEDATRSDPKFLVRVFQEVVNAGADRLDIADTVGVMWPSKMASLVRFVRENVRGNYLLSVHCHDDFGMAVANSVAAIEAGADQAHGTINGVGERAGNAALEEIAAAVRFLLNYDVGIRFEKIKEVSDLVSKLFGIPVPPNKAIVGANAFSHESGIHVHGVLSNPLTYEPIDPGAVGMNRRIVVGKHSGRHSIIYVLKSMGIEPRDDIVSAVLRRVKELGDMGIRASEEDIKRIVMEVLNHGNDKLN
- the ilvB gene encoding biosynthetic-type acetolactate synthase large subunit, with the translated sequence MIIVPRAVDLLVREMEGMGVREVFGIIGGQIMPFFDALYNSDIKVYMFRHEQGAIHAADAYGRVMKRPMTVVVTSGPGATNLLTGLANAMMDSSPLIAITGQVPTAFFGRDAFQETDIVGATMPVTKHTFMVKRPEDLVPVFRAAYEISIDGRPGPVVIDLPRDVQLTDVDPAIVRGRVIRIVRKAIPEPDPSLIAYALKLLLTAERPVMLVGGGVCWSGATNEVLTLAELMGMPIVTTLPGKNCVPSNHPLVMGPSGMHGRLEADAAIINADVILAVGTRFSDRTVGNFNEFRRGRKIIHIDIDRSEIGKNVKPEVGIVGDAKAVLSTMIKLVPKALERRHDAFIKWLRSIKESYEEYRRRVDINGFAPWKVLKVLREVMPPYSITTTGVGSHQMWCELHWDVYVPGTFITSAGLGTMGFGLPAALGAKIARPGVPVLDIDGDGSFQMTMQNLALVREYGLPVIVTIFDNSTLMLVRHWQVMLYNKRIIAVDFNVNPDFMKIAEAYGIEGVRPSSYDELRSAVARAVRNNEALIVDVTIDRERDFVLPFVPSGKWLEEVILPEGFRIDLRYPGDDYGG
- a CDS encoding cupin domain-containing protein; this translates as MALLKYEESNWERLGNLIYRKHMHGLRVTVAQFKLLKGSVVKPHSHTHEQVSIVVKGRLRFTVDNEVYIAEPGDVVHIPPNTIHSVEALEDSLVIDVYSPIRDDWLRGEDRYLRE
- the ppcA gene encoding phosphoenolpyruvate carboxylase; translated protein: MNLIPRSMCTQHPDNARVPDWARDSIIQGDDEVHEAYLAYSLYGCHEVMWDFEGKDVDIYVVRKLLSRYPGFFRDHVLGRDVYLTLRLPNPWAETAEKKLFSQALELIPTAYDVAREFYGTDDINGVFQVILPLTSRAEELVFTYRYYERVVAGKAFIELTPGVRVMDVLGSVRPSTIDVIPLIEDLGSMLNVGKIIIGYWRVVRPSYLRIFIARSDPAMNYGLIPAVLMAKIALNKALNLGRELGLEIYPIIGVGPTPFRGNLTPHNVDNVVREYPCVHTFTVQSAFRYDYPEGEVINAISKLNNRKPDGGCDIPNHGVLINVINKYVVNYQREIEGLANVINRVSNYVPRRRARKLHIGLFGYSRGFRGVVLPRAITFVAALYSLGIPPEVLGVSTINELSDREYSALSEAYVNLRHDLSMAARYVCHECLDMLTKLGNSFGITREVIDMVKRDIKTLEEMGIKTGPSDYDSRKHELLTQLFINSLVEGKEDDAVKYMVEMALIRHAIG
- a CDS encoding glutamate synthase, coding for MVFIVKYPMDCGIFGVIRRGEGSDRVNGDLVARAIESIKFRGAGLGSGFALFNKESMGLRMGIFVKGELMSNAMDTIKSVMRDNDIDLMDVRVRNKLGPIIDLEVRVLNNAKSSSNFTSIVNSINDLLWEDRAGRVYYWGEHVNVFKGVGYPSEIASAYGIEKYTADLWIAHTRFPTNSPGYLPYWSHPFSVGDIAVVHNGELSSYGNHVNALSHGYGLNSFVGTDSEVAAYLMHYLINVHGLSIEDAIKILIGASPKYATDGNALSLIRQFRWAMLDGPFAILMGIYHNDDLYLIALVDRFKLRPLVVGMDDYYYYVASEEAAIRTVSPSARVWTLEPGGYFIASLRRGIISWGRAKEEVDTFFPQRSFPTYVGRDAINAEGLSYRELNEEILRRALSGDRVIRVINVRGHRFIGVNLPRHGIRDVRVEIYGTPGNSLANLNNGVEFVVYGNAQDDVADTMHGGRVVIHGDARDILAQALQGGEVFVRGNAGNRAGIQMREYRDRRPYLIIGGRVDDYLGEYMAGGVIMVLGIDSLNKCNIQLVGKHVGSGMVGGRIYIRGRVPENKVGLTVSYSELREFLDASKDEGLGQDEINKLLNVLMRSEHVRRNSIEYRDLNKDEVRELEPILRKFAHDFNLNESIIDYLLGSKYTIITAE
- a CDS encoding glutamate synthase-related protein; translated protein: MAMHGRPIRVFRRGVRRFRILDNVDFGIDEIRLVGNERGRASLTSFIGGIEVSAPIYLADMSFGSLAGVPNVVEAELADELMLISGTGEGGLHPEVARHRRIFVQWASARFGVDINTLMAGMGIVIKIGQGAKPGIGGHLPGSKVTSVISQVRRIPVGVDALSPAPHHDIYSIEDLKQRIDALKEATGKPVFVKIAATNYTPYIVTGIARMGADGVIIDGHGAGTGATPLVVRDNVGIPIELAVASADRMLREEGLRDRITLIASGRVSTADDAAKLMALGADAIALGTALLISMGCAMARTCHRGNCPAGITSKIADGSVIVDYEFALRSSRNFLVAFMEELRLILDHLGIDDVRRLVGRRDLLRGHCIDEVTARVLGIKSVNCDTGDGDITSKGDVWTPDYSIYVTQLVRSGDVVIVSMGSNGPPEVEPPKRLIDWLRFDGAQVTKPAIDPYREDIDVSTILAGGRLWLSMPVIIKPPRTWDDDLIKAAKFVVRANSVMIDLEGVDVTDNKHLMRVMWDRYVNGLGALVIDHAGRVGSGIDVPTYLKVTGVDEVSNAVNELVRGVSRFSGVIIDVSDDHPEAILVRLDLELRRRGVRDYVDLIIHMPSVRSSGDIVKLVALGADAVIISGFVERALHGYESIEDFRLRLMRFLTGIKREIAQLLGAAGIYSLQSIIGNRELLRALSGRVRDMLMVKLAGEDVLYR
- a CDS encoding isocitrate/isopropylmalate dehydrogenase family protein encodes the protein MRIAVIEGDGIGPEVTRSAIEVLKMAASKYGLNIDIAYVEAGDNAIRKYGEALPSRYWPMIENAEAILKGPVGESAGDVVVKLRRGLDLYANIRPARNYPGIKAVRDGVDLVIVRENTEDVYVRAEYMLSNDTAVALRVITRRASERIARVALNMARTRRRRVTIVHKANVLTVSDGLFRSVVREVAREYPEVAINEMYIDAAVMDLVRRPQDFDIIVTTNLYGDILSDLAAYVTGSIGLAPSANVGDNKALFEPIHGAAFDIAGKGIANPTAMILSTAWMLRWYGEKTGNNNYVMAGNAIENAVINALSQGIHTPDLGGNYTTESFTAEVIKRI
- a CDS encoding prephenate dehydratase, with translation MGRLRDLLIKYGGVVRVTELMQSIHDPLLLRFVSELLINNDRIAYLGPEGSYSHEVAVQLFGKGAVLTPLRSISDVVRGVYQGDYGFGVIPIENNQAGVVGESMDALVRWNVYVNYAIDHRVTLCLVVNDGVELSEIREVYSHPHAINEALNFITRLNASISYTQSTSEALRLIKGHRHRAAIASRIGAELYGLKPLVCGIEDNPNYTRFLVISRHMNRSGDRTLAIFSVPNRPGSLFNALKPFAEFGINLSMIYSRPNRSSPWGYDFLLETECQLSDEECSRAFNELSRVAVYVKLLGSYPVSRIH